The following are from one region of the Quercus robur chromosome 1, dhQueRobu3.1, whole genome shotgun sequence genome:
- the LOC126717860 gene encoding conserved oligomeric Golgi complex subunit 1 → MPPSSASADAESLFRTKTIPEIRNVESATRSQIQQKQEELRQLVGTRYRDLIDSADSIVLMQKSSQSISANVSSISSTIRSLSFSSSSSETPKLIIHPNPARTRIYGIACRVKYLVDSPENIWGCLDESMFVESAARYVRAKHVYHTLTSTSSSSSSSSDDLSVLSNFPLLHHQWQIVESFKVQISQRSRERLLERELPISAYADALAGVAVIDEIHPNQVLSLFLETRKSWILQKLLGVFDDNGGSASCDAVVSVFCEVLSIIQISIGQVGELFLHVLTDLPLFYKVVLSSPPAAQLFGGIPNPDEEVRLWNKFREKLESLMVILDKGYVARTCSVWLKECGQMLVKKINGRYLIDAICSGEELALAEKSIRETVESKKVLEGSLDWLRNVFGSEIELPWSRIRELVLEDDSDLWDEIFEDAFVGRMKVIVDTGFEDLTRVVNVADTIHAIGEISGGHGQIDFQGYLNRPSTGGGVWFIDSTVKKAGVHSGFKAPVEENDFQSCLNAYFGAEVSQIRDAVDSRCQSVLQDVLSFLESPKAALRLKDLAPYVQNKCYESMSTILTQLKREIDNLYAAMENANKEGQPVPPAITVERSLFIGRLLFAFRNHSKHIPVILGSPRFWVNESVSVIFDKLPFLLRQSRVAADSPVPDSPGRQLPIGSKRQTSSAAAALRGAIETASPKLEEFSRTTRDLCIRAHNLWILWLSDELSVFLSRDLGQDDALSSTTPLRGWEETVIKQEQSDEGQSEMKISLPSLPSLYIISFLFRACEEVHRIGGHVLDKMILQKFALRLLEKVIDIYGDALSTREAGGSQLSEKGILQILLDLRFAADVLSGADSNMTEEFSDSQKPKYPFRRKQEQGQKKSVIRERVDGLVNRLSQRLDPIDWLTYEPYLWENERQSYLRHAVLFGFYVQLNRMYTDTVQKLPTNSESNIMRCSTVPRFKYLPISAPALSSRGTTKTSITAPSDDISSRTSWKAYTNGDLSRKMDLDDNSSFGVAAPLLKSFMQVGSRFGESTFKLGSILTDGQVGIFKDRSAAAMSTFGDILPAQAAGLLSSFTASRSDS, encoded by the exons atgcCACCTTCTTCAGCCTCAGCCGACGCCGAGTCACTATTCCGGACCAAAACCATACCCGAGATCCGAAATGTCGAATCCGCGACCCGCTCCCAGATCCAGCAGAAACAGGAGGAGCTCCGCCAACTCGTCGGGACTCGCTACCGCGATCTCATCGACTCGGCCGACTCAATCGTCCTGATGCAGAAGTCCTCCCAGTCGATCTCCGCCAACGTCTCCTCAATCTCCAGCACCATCCGctccctctctttctcctcctcctcctccgaAACCCCCAAGCTCATCATCCACCCTAACCCGGCCCGGACCCGAATCTACGGCATCGCGTGTCGGGTCAAGTACCTTGTTGACTCGCCGGAGAACATTTGGGGATGCCTCGACGAGTCCATGTTCGTCGAGTCCGCCGCGCGATACGTCCGCGCGAAGCACGTGTACCACACTCTAACCTCGACCTCgagctcctcctcctcctcctccgatGATCTCTCGGTTTTGTCGAATTTTCCTCTGCTTCACCATCAATGGCAGATCGTCGAGAGCTTCAAGGTTCAGATCTCGCAGCGGAGCCGCGAGCGGTTGTTGGAGCGAGAGCTTCCGATTTCGGCCTACGCCGATGCGTTGGCTGGCGTCGCCGTCATCGACGAGATTCATCCTAATCAGGTTCTTTCTCTGTTCCTCGAAACAAGAAAGTCGTGGATTTTGCAGAAATTGTTAGGTGTTTTCGATGATAATGGTGGTAGTGCTAGTTGTGATGCTGTGGTTTCTGTGTTTTGTGAGGTTTTGAGTATAATTCAGATTAGTATTGGTCAAGTTGGTGAGTTGTTTCTACATGTTTTGACTGATTTGCCTTTGTTCTATAAAGTCGTGTTGAGTTCGCCCCCGGCGGCTCAGTTATTCGGTGGGATTCCGAATCCAGATGAGGAGGTGAGGCTTTGGAACAAGTTTAGGGAGAAATTGGAGTCTTTGATGGTAATTCTTGATAAGGGCTATGTTGCTAGGACTTGTTCTGTGTGGTTGAAGGAATGTGGGCAAATGCTTGTGAAAAAGATTAATGGGAGGTATTTGATTGATGCGATTTGTAGTGGGGAAGAGCTTGCTTTGGCTGAGAAGTCGATAAGGGAGACTGTTGAGAGTAAGAAGGTGTTGGAAGGGAGTTTGGATTGGTTGAGGAATGTTTTCGGTTCGGAGATTGAGTTGCCTTGGAGTAGGATAAGGGAGCTTGTGTTGGAGGACGATTCGGATCTCTGGGATGAGATTTTCGAGGATGCTTTTGTGGGGAGGATGAAAGTGATTGTTGACACTGGGTTTGAGGATCTGACCAGGGTTGTGAATGTGGCAGATACGATTCATGCTATTGGGGAGATTTCTGGTGGGCATGGGCAGATTGATTTCCAGGGGTACTTGAACAGACCTTCTACGGGTGGTGGGGTTTGGTTTATTGACTCAACTGTTAAGAAGGCGGGTGTGCATTCTGGATTTAAAGCACCAGTGGAAGAGAATGATTTCCAGAGTTGTCTGAATGCCTATTTTGGCGCTGAAGTTAGTCAGATTAGAGATGCAGTAGACAGCCGCTGTCAGAGTGTTCTTCAGGACGTATTGAGTTTCTTAGAATCTCCAAAGGCAGCACTAAGGTTAAAGGATCTGGCGCCATATGTACAAAATAAGTGTTATGAAAGTATGTCGACTATATTGACACAATTGAAGCGTGAGATTGATAATTTATATGCAGCCATGGAAAATGCCAACAAGGAAGGTCAGCCTGTTCCACCTGCTATAACTGTTGAGAGATCTCTTTTCATTGGGAGACTCCTGTTTGCATTCCGAAACCACTCAAAACACATTCCGGTGATACTTGGTTCACCAAGGTTTTGGGTAAATGAATCTGTATCTGTAATTTTTGATAAGTTACCATTCTTGTTGAGACAATCCCGGGTGGCTGCTGATTCTCCTGTGCCTGATAGTCCTGGAAGACAATTGCCCATTGGCTCTAAAAGACAAACTTCATCGGCCGCTGCTGCATTGCGTGGAGCCATTGAAACTGCAAGCCCAAAACTTGAAGAATTTAGTAGAACTACACGAGATCTTTGCATTCGAGCTCACAACTTGTGGATATTGTGGTTATCAGATGAACTTTCAGTTTTTCTTTCTCGGGATCTTGGACAAGATGATGCGTTATCATCAACAACTCCCTTGAGG GGCTGGGAAGAGACGGTAATCAAGCAAGAACAGTCTGATGAGGGCCAATCGGAGATGAAAATATCGCTGCCTTCTTTGCCTTCTCTTTATATTATCTCATTTTTATTCCGAGCATGTGAGGAAGTTCATCGAATTGGAGGTCATGTCCTTGACAAAATGATTCTGCAAAAATTTGCATTAAGATTATTGGAAAAG GTAATTGATATTTATGGGGATGCTCTTTCTACTAGAGAGGCTGGTGGATCTCAACTGTCAGAAAAAGGAATTTTGCAAATTCTATTAGACTTGAGATTTGCTGCTGATGTTCTTTCTGGGGCTGATTCCAATATGACTGAGGAATTCTCTGACAGCCAAAAGCCAAAGTATCCTTTTAGACGGAAGCAAGAACAAGGCCAGAAGAAGTCTGTCATTAGAGAGCGTGTTGATGGGTTGGTAAACCGTCTTTCACAAAGATTGGATCCCATAGATTGGCTTAC GTATGAGCCATATCTCTGGGAAAATGAGAGGCAATCATACCTACGGCATGCTGTCCTCTTTGGATTCTATGTGCAACTTAATCGAATGTACACGGATACTGTTCAGAAGCTGCCTACTAATTCAGAGTCCAATATTATGAGATGTTCTACAGTTCCTCGCTTTAAATATCTTCCAATCAG TGCTCCAGCGTTATCTTCAAGAGGCACAACTAAGACATCTATAACAGCACCTTCAGATGATATCTCTTCAAGAACATCCTGGAAAGCTTATACAAATGGTGATCTTTCCCGAAAGATGGATTTGGATGATAACTCCAGTTTTGGTGTAGCGGCACCATTACTAAAATCTTTCATGCAG GTTGGAAGCAGATTTGGAGAGAGCACATTCAAATTGGGATCCATTCTAACAGATGGACAAGTAGGTATATTCAAGGATAGATCAGCAGCTGCCATGTCAACATTTGGAGATATATTACCTGCCCAAGCTGCAGGTCTTCTTTCGTCCTTCACAGCTTCCAGATCAGACTCGTGA